gaaaacgtttttgtacgtttgaaactaaatcaaataaatataatgattttgttttccaaaactaaatatatttttaagaatcattttgtttaaaggttaaaataatggacatcgttatatcataaaatgttttaaaaaagtagaatcatatatattcataataggtttcaagtttttaaattacagtttgttggtgaagcatgagataaagttcaaaggttaaataaacgtatgaaatcatcttaatgaaaaaagtcgagttacttaacttgtcgatatccaacatctaagttatttacacttcacgttcttacttataaatcactttaccattttccgaatgttgtcaaaaagaatagatttcttaaatcacagtggacctcataacatagacccgtaatcatatcataatgtatctgataaatcaaaaatttgatattatcttctaattccatcgataaacatattgaaacaaatacgatcatgtaaagtattatacgtttaatactttattaatattctcaagttataatatatatatatatatacatatatatacatatttatttatatataacggttcgtgaatcgtctgaatttggtcgaggttataatgaatgtatgaacacaatttaaaattcttgagatttaacttaacaaactttgcttatcgtgtcgaaataatataaagataaagtttaaatttgattggaaatttccgggttgtcacagttacaagtggtatcacgtttttctgccagccttcatgttgttggatgtgtggtctattggttgttttatacgccaatggcggggtcgtaaggaccacgttgtgtgaactaacggtggttttatacgccgatggtggggtcgtgaggaccatgtcgtgggattagtgaggcgatagccgtgtttcgctcacatgttgttacgggtgtgacaatagtcgattttgtacaccttaggtttagcgttgccatagtcattttgggcgcttttggttttagccgttgcttatgatgttaggatagtggcgtattggttgtattgcgcactacaaagatgtttagtggtaagtgtaatctgtaaggattcatgtggttcgatcttcaacgttcagattgttgactttaggttgagacttggtcgcttttagcgttgtccttggtaaaggtacgctaaggaattgatatctcggtacgagattggttgagtttctcccgatatggggaaaagaacAGGTTTTTTAGTGATCGTATGGTGATTTTGTtaaatcgtgggtgacgatttagttgttaaaggcaattcattgggaaggattgcctaagaaagtcggattggaacttaggattgagggccgttgagtagttccggattggttaagtggagaagatcacgaggacgtgatcgagtttaagtgggggagagttgtaagacccaaaaatttattgtacataatgtatttatggtgtacgatgcgggtatgaagtgtacgtgttgcttgctcgaacgccgaaggaaactggacgttgtctgaagtgacaaggtgtgtacgtatcttttcaaccctaaataaagtttgtgttgatgtttcaaagccttaccattagaaagtaaatcttattacgtttccaacgatatttgattcatcaaaaacggagctacggtcaaaaagttatggccaaaacaagtttctgaacactgacctgtaggttggagcggcgctccacattttGGCGCGGCTCGCCGATCCCCTCTGATGCAATttccagcctttttaaaaggtttaaatgaggggtactttggtcttttcatttagggtcggtttagggtcaccaaaactgatctagaactccatttgagctcatttctcacccacacaaacactctcatccatatctagagagagaggaagggttctagagtgagagagcttgaattggagaagaaggagttggattctcaccaaagctcgggttttaaagttgttctactcgtcaacggcatcattttggtggtattggtaagttcaaactccgaattacatttgttagatttgatattcaagttagggtttgagtttgatttgttgtgaaaccctcttagatgatgaaatgggtttatggtgactagttattcttgtcacttggcgggttttgggttggttgacgatttggccttgattaggctttaatcttgagtttaatcactaggtttagtgattatggaagtgttggaaccactttaggtgaatttgggttgactaattttgactagagtcaaaactagggtttggtgatgattatgacccaattgtcgatttaatgaggtttataaacttaaaatgtattaagttgaagtataaaaccgtgttaaatatgttttggtgtcaaaactcgctaacagcgcgatgttgactcctttggatcaaattagggtttaagtgtcattatgggcaatataggtgtttaacacctatgattgggtttaattggcatataaggaccattctcacttgtgttagtgattattggttagtttgggcacggtttgtgcttggaagtgcatttgggtcaaaatggcactaagtgtcgaattgggttgggttgtaagtcaaccctaattgtgttgcttgtttcgtgataatggaataggtactttccattgacgagtcgcggattacttggaagcattcatcaagacttcaaggtgagtgttaatatcctatgtgcatatgtatgtgtaggatgagtgcggatcgggtgaagtgattctcggctatagagctcacttcacatataggtggatttgatggacttgtgtatgggtccaattggcacggttgtgcgttttggttgaccacctttggcgaagtacacactttgggtgtacgttatcacacgtggttgtgagtggaataagtatacatgtatgtatataatgtatttatttgtaggaacgaatatgtgttgtccaagttagtgatatatgtcgttgtacactaacggcctttatgaacggatgtatgtggtccgagttagcgatatatgtgttgtatgctaacggtttattgtatggatatgtgttgtccaagttagtgatatatgcgttgtacactaacggttttatgaatggatatatgttgtccaaatcagtgttatatgtgttgtacactaatgatttatgaatggatatgtgttgtccaatttagtgttatatgtgttgtacactaacaattttataaacggatatgtgttgtccaatggttagtgatatatgtgttgtacactaacggttattatgaacaccgatgggaaattcgagtaccattcctttttacgattggttaaccttgggcgtttatatattgttgtatatttatatatattgacgtattgttgtgatgtagctaaccctccgggtgtagcttatttggcgttgttcacatcatcgttggtgaacttatattttgtggatatctttagcttgttgcttagtgattatacggtatgcttagcttagcttaccTTTATGCTtgaatgctccggtatgcggtattttgattatttgtgtggcgcgtccattttatgcatatatatgtatgtagtatattctcactcactaagcgttagcttaccctctcgttgtttacatttttatagatttgcttggatgcggtggctcgggtaagcgtgggaactagtggctcgcgtagtagctttagaaggcttgcttttggattaattaggattgggtagcgtatccccaatcgcaatgctcggtctttattttgtattacaaatcatgtgattgaaaacttgtattttcgtatgaaagttAAAACGAACGATGTGGGCctggcctcgtaaaacttattttatgaatggaacgtgttagtttttcatatatgaataggttgtaaaaagcgttttgtctaaacacgtcgggaagtggtcaaacattttcgcatttcatgactttttggacagaccagtttggcgcgctgcgccatatgctgttccagcaaaaaaaaaattaattgatatttccgcgtgatcgtttgtattacgggttgggttgttacaactatTCATCAAAAGTAATCAGggatattttcgtcatttcactttttttttggTCTCcagcgataaaagaagcaactctcataaaagaaccaaccATTCAatattaccaaaagatgtcgaaaaaaattcttttttaccaaaaaaatcaactaacctttTTTTCCCCTTTTTTTCTTCAACGATAaaggaggcaactttcataaaaggaacaacccttcaatgctaccaaaagatgtcgaaaaacattcttttttacaaaatagatcaactaacttaaaaaaaaaacgaacgctaaaagaagcaactttcacaaaaggaacaacccttcaatgttagatgtcgaaaaaaattctttttgacAAAATAGATCAGGACTTTTTTttaaactcgcattcaaaacggagccccgacGCGAAGCCAGGGCTCCGCAACtagttatttattaaatgaaaaataATAGCAACCAGTACTAGTACTACCTTAGAGCACTCGGTGTCCACTCTGAAATCGACCGTCAACCCAAAATCGACGCCGGGATCGACGGTCGGTCGACACCGGCACGACGTCGATCCCGCCGTCGATTTCCAACCTCCACAATCCGACGCTGAGTTCCAACGGATCAATTGTTTGAATTTTGAAAAAAACTAGCCGTTTAACGGCtagttttggttttttttttttctttttcctttttacacTATAAATAACACTACATTTTAAcattttaacacacacacacacacacactcattaTTCACCTTTCACCATATTTTATATCTTTATTCAtcaattttttttatcttttttctAAAATATGTCGTCTTCTTCGAGTTCTTCCGGCGACACGTTCACGAAGTACACAATAAACGTAATTGAAAATTTATCCGGTGAAGAAGAAGTTAATTCACGTCGTTATATACGTCGAAATCATTATGAAGCACATGATCGTTTGATGGACGATTATTTTAATGAGGGTTGCAAATATTCGGCTGATAATTTCAAACGAAGATTTCGAATGCGGCGACGTGTTTTTCTTAGGATTATGAATGATATTCTAAGCTACTCAGAAAATCCATTACCGTATTATTTTAGATGGTTTCATCGAAGACAAGATTCACGTGGTAAGTGGAGTATTAGCCCACATTTGAAGATGACAGCCGCGCTACGTCAGCTAGCATACGGTTATACACCGGATGCGTTGGATGAGTATCTTCAAATGTCCGAACGAGTTGCTCGGGAATCTCTACACAACTTTTGTAGGTGTATCATTGATTTGTATGCTAACGTGTACCTAAGAGAGCCTACTTTGCATGACATTCATCGTTTGTATGAAGGTCATGAAAGGATTCATGGTTTTCCGGGCATGTTGGGTAGTATAGATTGTATGCACTGGGCATGGGCAAAATGTCCAGTTGCGTGAAGAGGACAGTATATGCGAGGTGATCACAGTCACCCAACTATTATGTTTGAAGCGGTCGCCTCGTA
The window above is part of the Rutidosis leptorrhynchoides isolate AG116_Rl617_1_P2 chromosome 1, CSIRO_AGI_Rlap_v1, whole genome shotgun sequence genome. Proteins encoded here:
- the LOC139893636 gene encoding uncharacterized protein, with amino-acid sequence MSSSSSSSGDTFTKYTINVIENLSGEEEVNSRRYIRRNHYEAHDRLMDDYFNEGCKYSADNFKRRFRMRRRVFLRIMNDILSYSENPLPYYFRWFHRRQDSRGKWSISPHLKMTAALRQLAYGYTPDALDEYLQMSERVARESLHNFCRCIIDLYANVYLREPTLHDIHRLYEGHERIHGFPGMLGSIDCMHWAWAKCPVA